The following proteins are encoded in a genomic region of Nycticebus coucang isolate mNycCou1 chromosome 17, mNycCou1.pri, whole genome shotgun sequence:
- the IL12B gene encoding interleukin-12 subunit beta, translated as MCHQQLVISWFSLVLLASPLVAIWELEKDVYVVELDWYPNAPGEMVILTCNAPEEDGITWTSDRSSKVLGSGKTLTIRVREFTDAGGYTCHKGGEALSRSLLLLHKKEDGIWSTDILLDQKEPKNKTFLKCEAKNYSGRFTCWWLTAISTDLKFSVKSSRGSSDTQGVTCGLPTERDHGEYKKYSVECQEDSACPAAEETLPVEVVVEAVHKLKYENYTSSFFIRDIIKPDPPKNLHLKPLGSGNVEVSWEYPDSWSTPHSYFSLTFVVQVQGKSKREKKNTVSTDKTSATIICPKQARVHVKAQDRYYSSSWSDWATVSCS; from the exons ATGTGTCATCAGCAGTTGGTCATCTCCTGGTTCTCCCTGGTTTTGCTGGCATCTCCCCTGGTGGCCATCTGGGAATTAGAGAAAGATG TTTATGTAGTAGAGTTGGACTGGTACCCTAACGCCCCCGGAGAGATGGTGATCCTCACCTGCAACGCCCCTGAAGAAGATGGTATCACCTGGACCTCGGACCGGAGCAGTAAGGTCTTAGGCTCTGGCAAAACCCTGACCATCCGAGTCAGAGAGTTCACAGATGCTGGCGGCTACACCTGTCATAAAGGAGGCGAGGCTCTGAGCCGTTCACTCCTGCTGCTTCACAAAAAGGAAGATGGAATTTGGTCCACTGATATTTTACTAGACCAGAAAG aacctaaaaataagacctttCTAAAATGTGAGGCCAAGAATTATTCTGGACGTTTCACCTGCTGGTGGCTGACAGCAATCAGCACTGATTTGAAATTCAGTGTCAAAAGCAGCAGAGG CTCCTCTGACACCCAAGGGGTGACATGTGGACTCCCTACAGAGAGGGACCACGGAGAGTACAAGAAGTACTCTGTGGAGTGTCAGGAGGACAGTGCCTGCCCAGCAGCGGAGGAAACCCTGCCTGTTGAGGTCGTGGTTGAAGCTGTTCACAAGCTCAAGTATGAGAACTACACCAGCAGCTTCTTCATCAGGGACATCA TCAAACCGGATCCACCCAAGAACCTGCACTTGAAACCACTGGGTTCAGGGAATGTGGAGGTCAGCTGGGAGTACCCTGACTCCTGGAGCACTCCACATTCCTACTTCTCCCTGACATTCGTTGTTCAGGTCCAGGgcaaaagcaagagagaaaag AAAAATACAGTCTCCACAGACAAGACCTCAGCCACGATCATCTGCCCAAAGCAGGCCAGAGTGCACGTGAAAGCCCAGGACCGCTACTATAGCTCATCTTGGAGCGATTGGGCAACTGTGTCCTGCAGTTAG